From Anas acuta chromosome 20, bAnaAcu1.1, whole genome shotgun sequence, a single genomic window includes:
- the LOC137842632 gene encoding CMP-N-acetylneuraminate-beta-galactosamide-alpha-2,3-sialyltransferase 4-like: MNARSIAGRLVFALFQWKRLVILLCVGLCMTELYYLMNTLESDVERHVGHVGACQRRFMWRKPFLGRSESHWNPFLTSKSLYLLMDRPFRRKAEEVLWFHELPFGLKSSVLFAFNTLQLLPEQELPGSFGRLWCQRCIVVGNGHSIHGQRFGNLIDSHHVIIRLNDAPVREYKKDVGERTSIRLFFPESALPNPLENNDNDTLMVFVPFKPSDFLWLREVLLKTRNKTKVGFWHQPPQQWNGNISQLRVLNPYVTYEATYKLLQLNASSRRYATMGIIALNLALHICQEVNIAGFGYPGNHDNTAPIHYYNTGRSRKEELIQHNLTAEGNWLLKMIERGVIADLASPAFQAQNR, encoded by the exons ATGAATGCCAGATCTATAGCAGGAAGACTTGTCTTTGCCCTTTTCCAGTGGAAAAGGCTAGTGATCTTGCTCTGCGTGG GTCTGTGCATGACGGAGCTGTACTATTTGATGAACACACTTGAAAGTGATGTTGA GAGGCATGTTGGCCATGTTGGTGCTTGCCAGAGACGTTTCATGTGGAGAAAGCCTTTTCTTGGAAG GTCTGAATCTCACTGGAATCCTTTCCTGACCAGCAAATCCTTATATTTGCTCATGGACAGGCCTTTTAGACGGAAGGCTGAAGAAGTTCTGTGGTTCCATGAACTTCCTTTTGGGCTGAAGAGTTCAG TTCTCTTTGCTTTTAACACGTTGCAGCTTCTtccagagcaggagctgcctggatCCTTTGGCCG CTTATGGTGCCAAAGGTGCATTGTGGTTGGCAATGGCCACTCCATCCATGGACAGCGCTTTGGGAATTTGATTGACTCTCACCATGTTATCATCAG ATTAAATGATGCTCCAGTTAGAGagtacaagaaagatgtgggtGAGAGAACCAGCATCCGTCTCTTCTTCCCTGAGTCTGCTCTGCCCAACCCTTTAGAAAACAATGACAATGATACACTGATGGTGTTTGTCCCATTCAAGCCTTCTGATTTCCTCTGGCTGAGGGAAGTGTTGCTGAAAACAAGGAACAAG acGAAGGTGGGATTTTGGCACCAGCCCCCACAGCAGTGGAATGGGAACATCTCTCAGCTACGTGTTCTCAACCCATACGTCACCTACGAAGCAACATACAAACTGCTGCAGCTGAATGCATCAAGTAGG agATATGCCACCATGGGAATCATTGCTTTGAACTTAGCCCTCCATATATGCCAGGAGGTCAATATTGCAGGCTTTGGTTACCCCGGCAACCACGACAATACTGCACCAATACATTATTACAATACAGGTCGCTCACGGAAAGAAGAG CTCATTCAGCATAATCTCACAGCTGAGGGGAACTGGCTGCTGAAGATGATTGAGAGGGGAGTGATTGCTGACCTAGCCAGCCCTGCCTTTCAGGCCCAGAACCGCTGA